The following proteins are encoded in a genomic region of Synechococcus sp. CBW1002:
- a CDS encoding alpha/beta hydrolase, with protein MTLDVFKLASTPAKGAVIFLHGGGLRRGSKKHVLGKDLYFNSLGYNFVSCNYPLSAECTACLIDDQLLALRSLDKWVGTELRTLSQVEPSSPVIFLGHSAGAYLLALAVSKGLFCNPRTSFILVDSAAYDLSKRYGAARPNVRLEIERLVGYEDGNKGSLDELISAYSPVSNLLQCPAGGPGPDMGWVYLATTRKRFSLDSSTVLASLLKSKLNMHASVKAYPLSHVDISREIAYPDSEIGRDIAHLLGNM; from the coding sequence GTGACCCTTGATGTCTTTAAGCTTGCGTCTACGCCTGCCAAGGGAGCTGTTATCTTTCTGCATGGAGGAGGGCTTAGGAGGGGATCCAAGAAGCATGTCCTAGGCAAGGATTTATACTTTAACTCTCTCGGTTATAACTTTGTCTCATGCAACTATCCTTTGTCCGCTGAATGTACTGCTTGTCTGATCGATGACCAGCTGCTGGCTCTGCGATCACTTGACAAGTGGGTCGGAACCGAGTTGCGTACACTTTCTCAAGTCGAACCTTCTTCGCCAGTCATCTTCCTGGGGCATTCGGCAGGCGCATACTTGCTCGCATTGGCGGTCTCCAAGGGGCTCTTCTGCAATCCTCGTACATCATTTATTCTTGTTGATTCAGCGGCATATGACTTGTCTAAGCGATATGGGGCGGCTCGTCCGAATGTTAGGCTTGAGATAGAACGCCTAGTCGGCTATGAGGATGGCAATAAAGGTAGCCTAGATGAGCTCATCAGTGCCTATTCTCCCGTAAGTAATCTGCTGCAATGCCCTGCAGGTGGCCCTGGTCCCGACATGGGTTGGGTCTATCTCGCAACTACGAGGAAGCGTTTCAGTCTTGACAGTTCCACTGTCCTTGCATCACTTCTTAAGAGTAAGTTGAACATGCATGCTTCGGTCAAAGCCTACCCGCTCAGCCATGTGGATATCTCGCGAGAGATAGCCTACCCAGATAGCGAGATTGGCAGGGACATCGCCCATTTGTTAGGCAATATGTAA
- a CDS encoding beta-ketoacyl synthase N-terminal-like domain-containing protein produces MQGYAIVGMACRYPGIKDTSSYWQALVRGESLLKEMTDPWASLYYSKDQDRSNPRESYSTIYTKKYGSIAENSWIDCLRFAFPPNLVEGDPSQYLCLQVAAEAMADALRGRAPEWIPHERTGVVVGMGDHPHRGIVGALMNGMILEHFIDVLADSVGAVLKGARRKQLRSLLSSAFELVTDPAITPNLISNVVSGTIANRLGLLGPNHLVDGACTSGMIAVDHAIKQLDTGDADLMLVGGVQATMNFPIYQLFCTINALSEEGIFPMSKSASGTLLSEGVGFIALKRLSDAVESGDPIYSVIRSVALASDGKGEGLLAPNRQGQVLAMKRAYQKCDIKPSDVSLVEVHATGIPHGDNTELSSMLEVFEGCHRGLSTIAVGSSKSLIGHTIPASSVASLIKASLALQNKLLPPSVCPDPLEAVADHSTPFYINRTLRRWFHSPAKPRIAAINSFGFGGINGHLLLQEFTDSNQQAGSPVILFPYTASKSPDLLADTDPSIGNDSSGKTYRGLLKYQHQGYTTTGRAIFLEADSRSELQDLIAGLEVDKIHQAVLFKSTHSNNQSSRAATRLVIFASSHRNLGEGLQDASSWLASNPSSSSHRGRHFIYSESADSRGKIAFLIPGEGVQSPEMLGDLTTNIDLFAYWYNFMDEALGREIPLGLVTCLPNADLDCARSANARRIELLYAQDSATQIIAACLMSFYEIASRIGLRPDQLVGHSQGESNAVMLSGSLATMKNQDDLRTRIKQIHEFFSKADSIDEFPEGSTFAISGLELGQLNTILKMRSEWSLISDNCRSQRVVFSEADFCEELVEHIAAAGGNILPTPLTRPYHTRYFKNGAETHRRLYREFPHSIQFESHHAVAYSCLTTKPYPSDYEQGMQIFIDQWLNPVRYEETIRNMYADGARYFIELGPNTTLTSYTKEALSEFPDIVAVSLGTSRKDSTTAFLQSVAILWTSGLDLNLGALDGLFIERYRTGLATVIKPATAVPVHSEIPQYNSVGLRDFLTSLASDVVPPSSGSRSESSSQTVSAQDPTSMAVISDPTSSGARSTSSPNALPVPVVKEQDPVLGQQLLLEHSRTILTILASAEASSKQILKQVD; encoded by the coding sequence ATGCAGGGCTACGCAATTGTAGGCATGGCATGCAGATATCCAGGGATCAAGGACACCTCATCTTACTGGCAAGCACTTGTTAGAGGGGAATCACTCCTAAAGGAGATGACTGATCCTTGGGCCAGTCTTTACTACAGCAAAGACCAGGACAGGTCCAACCCACGAGAATCTTACTCCACGATATACACCAAGAAATATGGGTCAATCGCCGAAAATAGCTGGATAGATTGCCTTCGGTTCGCATTTCCTCCAAACCTTGTTGAAGGCGATCCATCGCAGTACCTTTGCCTCCAGGTGGCCGCCGAGGCAATGGCTGACGCATTGCGCGGACGGGCACCGGAATGGATTCCCCATGAACGGACCGGAGTGGTGGTCGGCATGGGTGACCATCCTCATCGAGGCATCGTCGGGGCGTTGATGAATGGGATGATCTTGGAGCATTTCATTGATGTTCTTGCAGATTCCGTGGGTGCAGTTCTCAAAGGAGCGCGAAGGAAGCAACTCCGATCACTGCTTTCGTCCGCTTTTGAGCTGGTTACTGACCCCGCAATAACGCCCAATCTCATCTCTAACGTTGTTTCTGGGACGATTGCGAACAGGCTTGGCCTACTTGGTCCAAACCACCTTGTAGATGGTGCCTGCACTTCGGGCATGATCGCAGTAGATCATGCAATCAAGCAACTAGATACTGGCGACGCTGATCTAATGCTTGTTGGCGGAGTTCAGGCCACGATGAATTTCCCAATTTACCAGTTGTTTTGCACAATTAATGCCTTATCGGAAGAAGGAATATTCCCAATGTCAAAGTCCGCATCCGGAACACTGCTTTCCGAAGGAGTTGGCTTCATTGCTTTGAAGCGTTTGTCAGATGCAGTAGAATCTGGCGACCCGATATATTCTGTTATCCGTTCAGTCGCCTTGGCCAGCGATGGCAAAGGTGAGGGTTTGCTTGCACCAAATCGTCAAGGACAGGTGCTGGCAATGAAGAGAGCATATCAGAAATGCGACATTAAGCCTTCAGATGTTTCACTAGTAGAAGTTCATGCTACAGGAATTCCGCATGGTGACAACACCGAACTTTCATCGATGCTGGAAGTCTTCGAGGGCTGTCATCGTGGCCTATCCACAATTGCCGTTGGATCAAGCAAATCTCTGATTGGCCATACAATTCCCGCCTCTAGCGTTGCCAGCCTGATCAAGGCCTCGCTCGCCCTTCAGAATAAACTACTTCCACCATCAGTTTGTCCAGATCCGTTAGAAGCTGTCGCTGATCACTCCACCCCTTTCTATATTAATCGCACGCTTCGACGTTGGTTCCATTCACCCGCAAAGCCACGTATTGCAGCCATTAATTCCTTCGGCTTTGGAGGAATCAATGGGCACTTACTGCTTCAGGAATTCACGGATTCTAATCAGCAGGCTGGATCGCCCGTCATTCTGTTCCCATATACGGCCTCAAAGTCGCCAGATCTCCTTGCTGATACTGATCCAAGCATTGGCAATGATTCATCTGGAAAGACTTACCGTGGATTACTCAAATATCAGCACCAAGGCTATACCACAACTGGTCGAGCTATCTTTCTTGAGGCAGACTCGCGCTCTGAATTACAAGACTTAATTGCTGGTCTTGAAGTTGACAAGATACATCAGGCAGTCCTGTTCAAATCGACCCATAGCAACAACCAGTCATCGAGAGCTGCAACCCGACTAGTTATCTTTGCATCATCGCACAGAAATCTTGGCGAGGGTCTGCAGGATGCCTCATCTTGGCTGGCATCCAATCCATCGTCATCAAGTCATCGTGGACGTCACTTTATTTATTCTGAGTCGGCAGATTCACGAGGAAAGATAGCATTCCTAATTCCTGGAGAAGGAGTACAATCGCCTGAAATGCTCGGCGACCTGACAACGAACATTGATTTATTTGCGTATTGGTATAATTTCATGGATGAGGCTTTGGGCCGTGAGATCCCACTCGGATTAGTCACTTGCTTGCCGAATGCTGACTTAGACTGTGCCAGATCAGCCAATGCAAGGCGAATTGAGCTTCTTTATGCTCAGGATTCAGCCACGCAAATTATTGCTGCGTGCCTGATGTCCTTCTATGAAATTGCCTCTCGCATAGGACTGCGGCCAGATCAGCTGGTTGGACATAGCCAAGGAGAGTCTAATGCAGTGATGCTGTCAGGTAGCCTAGCCACAATGAAGAATCAGGATGACCTTAGGACAAGGATAAAGCAAATTCATGAGTTCTTCTCGAAAGCCGATTCGATCGATGAGTTCCCTGAGGGGTCGACGTTTGCAATCTCTGGACTTGAACTAGGCCAACTTAATACTATTTTAAAGATGCGATCTGAATGGTCGTTAATTTCTGACAACTGTCGCTCACAGCGCGTCGTATTTTCTGAGGCTGACTTCTGCGAGGAGCTGGTTGAGCACATAGCTGCTGCTGGAGGCAACATCTTGCCGACCCCATTAACACGACCATATCATACACGATACTTCAAAAATGGTGCCGAAACGCATCGTAGACTCTATAGAGAGTTTCCTCATTCGATACAATTCGAATCACATCATGCAGTCGCATACAGCTGCTTGACAACCAAGCCCTATCCCTCTGACTATGAGCAAGGGATGCAGATTTTTATCGATCAGTGGCTCAATCCTGTCAGGTATGAAGAGACGATCCGAAATATGTATGCCGACGGAGCCAGATACTTTATTGAGCTGGGGCCAAATACTACGCTCACTAGTTATACGAAGGAAGCACTTTCTGAATTCCCAGACATTGTTGCTGTCTCGCTAGGGACCTCCCGTAAAGACAGCACCACTGCCTTTCTCCAGTCGGTGGCAATCCTGTGGACATCGGGGCTGGACCTCAATCTGGGAGCTCTCGATGGCCTTTTCATCGAACGCTATCGAACAGGCCTGGCGACCGTGATCAAGCCAGCAACCGCAGTCCCGGTTCATTCAGAAATTCCTCAATATAACTCCGTCGGGCTCAGGGACTTTCTGACCTCACTAGCTTCAGACGTCGTCCCCCCTTCTTCAGGAAGCCGAAGTGAGTCGTCTAGCCAGACCGTGTCTGCCCAGGACCCTACCTCCATGGCGGTTATCAGTGATCCCACCTCCTCTGGAGCCAGATCCACATCCAGCCCGAACGCATTACCTGTCCCGGTTGTCAAAGAGCAGGATCCTGTGCTGGGCCAACAACTTCTGCTGGAGCACAGCCGAACCATCTTGACGATTCTGGCCAGCGCAGAAGCCAGCTCAAAGCAGATCCTAAAACAGGTTGATTAA
- a CDS encoding alpha/beta hydrolase, which produces MSLDYSRYNALKKHSKTFLFKASTSSIELKGGNMAKQFMVQRNYFSFNSPPNKKSRSQSRTKAILAGPHAEKVSQPPGRKWKSSLLLLAILLLTETILSSCAMARSFQRRMQGGPRQSAAAKPVNVSTGGWPYSALIPGAPAGSNTLEIFACRQSSGPPCPTLVYIHGGSLMRGDKRSVGSMPELLNRNGFCLVSLNYPVYGRPIEGLIAQQMSAVASATAWLEGNLRRTSPSCTMKDASMIGHSAGAYLAALTLTSPSYRKTADIYSKFILNDSNWYTGKVRRYKDSLVAIFGQSAVSEPGKNSLIAEWVPAQLVRTSCPKKSSPTEVMVMYSTQRPEKQQDEIRSFASALNECSAFNASVSSHPYDHKEMHTSIGEPGSSTGAAILGALKH; this is translated from the coding sequence ATGTCCCTTGACTATTCCAGGTACAATGCCCTCAAGAAGCACTCGAAGACGTTTCTGTTCAAAGCATCGACCTCATCCATCGAACTCAAAGGAGGAAACATGGCAAAACAATTCATGGTTCAACGAAACTATTTTAGTTTCAACTCTCCACCAAACAAGAAGTCACGATCTCAGAGCCGAACCAAGGCAATCCTTGCAGGCCCGCATGCAGAGAAGGTTTCACAACCGCCGGGTAGAAAATGGAAGTCTTCGCTGCTGCTCTTGGCCATCTTGCTGCTGACGGAAACCATACTCTCAAGCTGCGCTATGGCCAGGTCATTCCAGCGCCGCATGCAGGGCGGCCCTAGGCAGTCTGCAGCAGCTAAACCAGTCAATGTATCAACAGGTGGATGGCCCTATTCAGCATTGATTCCAGGGGCTCCTGCAGGCAGCAATACTCTCGAAATATTTGCTTGCAGGCAGTCATCTGGGCCTCCTTGTCCGACACTTGTATATATTCATGGAGGATCTCTGATGAGAGGCGATAAAAGGAGTGTCGGATCCATGCCCGAGCTGCTGAATCGCAATGGCTTCTGCCTTGTCTCCTTAAACTATCCAGTGTATGGACGCCCGATCGAGGGGCTGATCGCGCAGCAGATGAGTGCAGTTGCTTCCGCCACAGCATGGCTTGAAGGCAATCTAAGAAGAACCTCACCTTCATGCACCATGAAAGATGCATCCATGATTGGGCATTCAGCAGGGGCCTATCTAGCAGCACTTACCCTCACAAGTCCATCCTATCGGAAAACAGCAGACATCTATAGCAAATTTATCCTGAACGACTCCAATTGGTATACAGGCAAAGTTCGTCGATACAAGGATAGCCTTGTCGCAATTTTTGGGCAGAGTGCCGTAAGCGAGCCAGGCAAGAATTCCCTTATTGCAGAATGGGTTCCTGCTCAACTTGTCAGGACATCATGTCCAAAGAAATCATCTCCGACTGAGGTGATGGTCATGTATTCAACCCAGCGGCCAGAAAAACAGCAGGACGAAATCAGGTCGTTCGCGAGTGCCCTCAATGAATGCTCGGCGTTCAACGCCTCGGTCTCGTCTCATCCTTATGACCACAAAGAGATGCACACGAGCATCGGAGAACCTGGAAGCAGCACAGGAGCGGCCATCCTTGGAGCCCTAAAACATTGA
- a CDS encoding leucine zipper domain-containing protein produces MYRPDPLQSLGSGQIDGRLWRDWVLIYARQAPRKPNAALTQRGRLRLVNQHLEHGRRLSELADENGISLHCAYLWLTQYRFGGPASLSIHRSMSHTQRRALNPLGSRQFGGITGATNDPFPQPGQ; encoded by the coding sequence GTGTATCGCCCAGATCCATTGCAGTCACTGGGATCTGGGCAGATTGATGGGCGGCTGTGGAGAGACTGGGTGCTGATCTATGCGCGACAGGCTCCTAGGAAACCTAATGCCGCTCTGACCCAGCGAGGCCGGCTCCGGCTTGTGAACCAGCACTTGGAGCATGGCCGCAGACTCTCGGAGCTGGCGGACGAAAACGGGATCAGCCTGCACTGTGCCTACCTCTGGCTGACCCAGTATCGCTTCGGTGGCCCAGCCTCACTGTCGATTCATCGCAGCATGAGCCACACCCAGCGGCGGGCGCTCAATCCGCTGGGGTCACGTCAGTTTGGAGGAATTACGGGAGCTACGAACGATCCCTTCCCGCAGCCGGGCCAGTGA
- a CDS encoding IS256 family transposase, with protein sequence MELAPLLDGSSAGELIPELVRHGLQQLIELEVAAVLGAERHERSEERLGYRNGYRPRTLATQVGDIDLRIPKLRSGSHLPSILEPRRRVDQALYGVVMEAYVGGISTRKVDALVAALGVQSGISKSQVSRICADIDIQVQAFLNRPLEATGYAYLYLDATYLHGRLGKAMQVCSRAVVVAMGVNADGRRELLGIKVGDSETESFWSEFIGSLKERGLTGVKLVISDAHVGLTKAIRRMLQGSCWQRCRVHFARNLLQRVPKAHQGMVTAALRSVFAQEKTDEIEARWDDLASSLVDRFPKAAELMLHAREDVLAFRHFPPQHWKKTWSTNLLERLNEEIKRRTRVVGIFPNDASITRLVGAVLLEQDEHWQLEGRRMFSAESMAAIPSLAELPTQPSLQEAAA encoded by the coding sequence ATTGAGCTGGCGCCGCTACTGGATGGCAGCAGCGCCGGTGAGCTGATCCCCGAGCTGGTGCGCCACGGCCTGCAGCAGCTGATCGAGCTGGAGGTCGCTGCCGTGCTCGGCGCAGAGCGCCATGAGCGCAGCGAGGAGCGGCTCGGCTACCGCAACGGCTACCGGCCGCGCACCCTGGCCACCCAGGTGGGGGACATCGATCTCCGCATCCCCAAACTGCGCTCCGGCAGCCACCTGCCCTCGATCCTGGAGCCGCGCCGCCGTGTGGACCAGGCCCTCTACGGCGTGGTGATGGAGGCCTATGTCGGCGGCATCTCAACGCGCAAGGTCGACGCCCTGGTGGCCGCCCTGGGAGTCCAGAGCGGCATCTCCAAATCTCAGGTGAGCCGCATCTGCGCTGACATCGACATCCAGGTGCAGGCCTTCCTGAACCGCCCCCTTGAGGCCACCGGCTACGCCTACCTGTACCTCGATGCCACCTATCTCCACGGGCGTCTCGGCAAGGCGATGCAGGTCTGCTCCAGGGCTGTGGTGGTGGCCATGGGCGTCAATGCCGATGGTCGCCGCGAGCTGCTCGGCATCAAGGTGGGCGACAGCGAAACCGAGAGCTTCTGGAGCGAGTTCATTGGCTCGCTCAAGGAGCGCGGCCTCACTGGGGTCAAGCTCGTGATCAGCGACGCGCACGTGGGCCTCACCAAGGCGATCCGGCGGATGCTGCAGGGCAGCTGCTGGCAGCGCTGCAGGGTCCATTTCGCCAGAAACCTGCTCCAACGGGTGCCCAAGGCCCACCAAGGCATGGTCACCGCTGCCTTGCGCTCGGTGTTCGCCCAGGAGAAAACGGACGAAATCGAGGCCCGCTGGGACGATCTGGCCAGCTCACTGGTGGATCGCTTCCCCAAGGCTGCTGAGCTCATGCTGCACGCCCGGGAAGACGTGCTCGCCTTCCGTCACTTCCCGCCTCAACACTGGAAAAAGACTTGGAGCACCAACCTGCTCGAGCGCCTCAATGAGGAGATCAAACGCCGCACTCGGGTGGTTGGCATCTTCCCGAATGACGCCTCGATCACCCGCTTGGTGGGGGCTGTGCTGCTGGAGCAGGACGAGCACTGGCAGCTGGAGGGCCGGCGCATGTTCTCCGCCGAGAGCATGGCCGCCATCCCCTCACTGGCGGAGCTGCCCACGCAGCCTTCCTTGCAAGAAGCAGCGGCCTGA
- the ltrA gene encoding group II intron reverse transcriptase/maturase produces the protein MTTDKPLPITKVMVWKAYQQVKRNGQAAGVDGQSLDDFNKDLENNLYKLWNRMASGSYLPPPVRRVEIPKSGGGVRPLGIPTVADRIAQMVVKQVLEPELELIFDQDSYGYRPGKSAHQAVEVCRQRCWRSNWVLDLDIKGFFDAIDHDLLMRAIKAHTSERWVVLYLQRWLQAPVLLPDGTLHPRDRGTPQGGVISPLLANLFLHYAFDVWMRRSHPAIAFERYADDVICHCHSEKEARRLLEALQDRFASCGLQLHPQKTQVVYCRDSNRRAPLADVTFTFLGFAFRPRVSRNSRGVI, from the coding sequence ATGACAACAGACAAGCCGCTACCGATTACCAAGGTGATGGTCTGGAAGGCCTATCAACAGGTGAAACGGAACGGACAGGCGGCCGGTGTGGATGGCCAAAGCCTGGACGACTTCAACAAGGATCTGGAGAATAATCTCTACAAACTCTGGAATCGGATGGCATCAGGAAGTTATCTTCCGCCACCAGTTCGGCGTGTGGAGATTCCCAAATCCGGTGGAGGCGTCAGGCCGCTGGGTATCCCGACGGTTGCTGATCGCATCGCACAGATGGTGGTCAAGCAGGTGCTGGAGCCAGAGCTGGAGCTGATCTTTGATCAGGATTCCTACGGCTACAGACCGGGCAAGTCAGCGCATCAGGCAGTAGAGGTCTGCCGTCAGCGCTGCTGGAGGTCCAACTGGGTTCTCGATCTCGACATCAAGGGGTTTTTCGATGCTATCGATCACGACCTGTTGATGCGCGCGATCAAGGCCCATACCTCCGAGCGCTGGGTGGTGCTCTACCTGCAACGATGGCTGCAGGCACCGGTTCTGTTGCCGGATGGCACGCTCCATCCCAGGGACCGGGGCACACCGCAAGGTGGTGTCATCAGTCCACTGCTGGCCAATCTGTTCCTGCACTATGCGTTTGATGTGTGGATGCGCCGGAGCCACCCGGCCATTGCCTTTGAGCGCTATGCAGATGATGTGATCTGTCATTGCCACAGCGAGAAGGAAGCTCGGCGGTTGCTGGAGGCATTGCAGGATCGCTTTGCGTCCTGTGGCCTCCAGCTTCATCCCCAGAAGACCCAGGTGGTCTACTGCAGGGATAGCAACCGCCGGGCACCGCTTGCTGATGTCACGTTCACGTTTCTTGGTTTCGCGTTTCGGCCACGTGTGTCTCGCAATTCTCGCGGAGTCATCTAG
- a CDS encoding IS5 family transposase has translation MYRRHNNGQISIKEFHLPFGGTLDPENRWVQLEGLIPWDELEETYAPQFSATIGAPAKSVRMAFGALYIKQKLGLTDEETVHQIRENAYIQFFLGFAGYTAKAPFDASMMVHFRKRFSDEDLRRINELVVQRGKEILLEALAQAADDDDHDDRDSSGGGAQLELDALIKPADWPEGKNWGTLTIDASCTPADITYPRDLKLLNEARTTTERVIDDLCSQSSGFRRHRPRYDRGLARAHFLRVAKQKRPRRRKVKAAIKHQLGYVRQNLKAIDALIGCGARLSELKRHWWQKLLACSELERQQGLLLASQTNSIPDRLVNLVQTHIRPMVRGKARAAVEFGAKISVSVQNGFPFLHRISWNPYNEGEDLIAQAEKYKLDTGSYPERICADRIYITAKNRHFCTRNGIRLSGKRLGRPPKDPDVTTAHKHQLRSDQARRNEVEGVFGSGKRKYSLDLIMARLPAGAESSISMAFVVMCAEKVLRLLRLFFVLLFGWIYSFFMAWSAIRAPEGICKPCF, from the coding sequence ATGTACCGGAGGCACAATAACGGTCAGATCTCAATCAAGGAGTTCCACCTGCCATTTGGCGGCACACTTGATCCCGAGAATCGCTGGGTTCAACTGGAGGGGCTGATCCCATGGGATGAGCTGGAAGAAACCTATGCCCCTCAATTCAGCGCCACAATTGGCGCTCCAGCCAAATCAGTGAGAATGGCCTTTGGTGCTCTCTACATCAAACAGAAGTTAGGGCTCACCGACGAAGAGACAGTCCATCAGATCAGAGAGAACGCCTATATTCAGTTCTTTCTCGGCTTTGCGGGCTACACAGCTAAGGCACCGTTTGATGCCTCGATGATGGTGCACTTTCGCAAGCGTTTTTCTGACGAGGATCTGCGCCGTATCAACGAGCTGGTGGTGCAGCGCGGCAAAGAGATCCTTCTGGAAGCACTTGCTCAGGCAGCAGACGATGACGACCATGATGATCGTGATTCCAGTGGAGGAGGCGCTCAGCTAGAACTTGATGCGTTGATCAAGCCTGCTGACTGGCCAGAAGGAAAGAATTGGGGCACTCTCACGATTGATGCCAGTTGCACTCCAGCCGACATCACCTATCCCAGAGACCTCAAGCTCCTCAACGAGGCTCGCACAACGACCGAGCGAGTCATTGATGATCTGTGCAGTCAGTCATCGGGATTCAGGAGACATCGACCTCGCTACGACCGTGGCCTTGCTCGTGCTCATTTCCTGAGAGTGGCGAAGCAAAAACGACCACGTCGCCGCAAAGTGAAGGCTGCCATTAAACATCAGCTTGGCTATGTGCGGCAGAATCTCAAGGCCATTGATGCTCTGATCGGCTGCGGGGCAAGGCTTTCCGAGCTTAAGAGGCATTGGTGGCAGAAGTTGTTGGCCTGCAGCGAGTTGGAGCGGCAACAGGGCCTTCTGCTCGCCTCTCAGACCAACAGCATTCCAGACCGCCTGGTGAATCTTGTGCAGACCCATATCCGCCCAATGGTGCGAGGCAAAGCACGTGCTGCGGTGGAGTTTGGAGCCAAAATCAGTGTTTCGGTTCAAAACGGCTTTCCGTTCTTGCACCGCATAAGCTGGAACCCCTACAACGAAGGAGAAGACCTTATCGCTCAGGCGGAAAAATACAAGCTGGATACAGGATCTTACCCAGAGCGAATCTGCGCCGACCGGATTTATATCACGGCCAAGAATAGGCATTTCTGCACGAGGAACGGTATTCGCCTCTCCGGCAAGCGATTGGGTCGCCCGCCCAAGGATCCTGATGTCACCACTGCACACAAGCACCAGCTCCGATCTGATCAAGCTCGACGCAATGAAGTGGAAGGCGTCTTTGGCTCTGGAAAGCGCAAGTATTCCCTGGATCTGATCATGGCTCGTCTACCAGCTGGTGCCGAATCCTCCATCTCGATGGCCTTTGTCGTGATGTGCGCGGAAAAGGTCTTGAGGCTGCTGCGCCTCTTTTTTGTCCTTCTTTTTGGGTGGATCTACAGCTTTTTTATGGCCTGGTCAGCGATCAGAGCGCCTGAGGGCATCTGCAAGCCATGCTTTTGA
- a CDS encoding group II intron maturase-specific domain-containing protein, whose amino-acid sequence MRERIRSIGLPSLVYLSLEEIAKVLNPVIRGWIQYYGRFYRTELIRKLYRYLDDRIAAWLRQKYKRLRGRRLQSWRVLARIRSGHRDLFAHWRRVSEVACG is encoded by the coding sequence ATGCGGGAGAGGATTAGGTCGATAGGGCTTCCATCGCTCGTGTATCTGTCGCTTGAGGAGATCGCTAAAGTGCTGAATCCAGTGATTCGTGGCTGGATTCAGTACTACGGTCGTTTCTATAGGACAGAACTGATCAGGAAGTTGTATCGCTACCTGGATGACAGAATTGCAGCCTGGTTACGGCAGAAGTACAAAAGGCTGCGGGGTCGTCGGCTCCAAAGCTGGCGAGTACTTGCCAGGATCAGGTCTGGACATCGTGATCTGTTCGCGCACTGGCGTCGAGTCAGTGAAGTGGCATGTGGATGA